Proteins from a single region of Pseudomonas quebecensis:
- a CDS encoding response regulator transcription factor produces the protein MTPAASILTIEDDPVLGAYVHEHLERSGFQVTWCQNGQQGLDMARARAFDVVLMDILLPGLDGLSILTDLRKSHSTPVILMSALGAEADRVSGFRLGADDYLPKPFSMLELRVRIEAILRRVALDRRPLPARPALCEDVPGLRFDDELEDVFHQQHAAGLTRSEFRLLETLHRNAEEVLSKAFLYQHVLQRGYAPHDRSLDMHISQIRRKLKAIGYTEREVRTVWGRGYTLSGRDDSL, from the coding sequence CCCGTGCTCGGTGCCTACGTTCATGAACACTTGGAGCGCAGTGGCTTTCAGGTCACCTGGTGCCAGAACGGCCAACAGGGCCTGGACATGGCGCGCGCGCGTGCATTCGACGTGGTGTTGATGGATATTCTGCTGCCGGGGCTGGATGGCTTGTCGATCCTCACCGATTTACGCAAAAGTCATTCGACCCCGGTGATCCTGATGTCGGCCCTGGGCGCCGAGGCCGACCGGGTCAGCGGTTTTCGCCTGGGCGCAGACGACTACTTGCCCAAGCCTTTCAGCATGCTTGAGCTGCGTGTGCGCATTGAGGCTATTCTGCGTCGCGTGGCGCTTGACCGACGGCCGTTGCCTGCCCGGCCAGCCCTATGCGAAGACGTGCCGGGCCTGCGCTTTGACGATGAGCTGGAGGATGTTTTCCACCAGCAGCACGCCGCCGGCCTGACCCGCAGTGAATTCCGCCTGCTGGAAACCCTGCACCGCAACGCTGAGGAAGTCTTGAGCAAAGCCTTTCTTTATCAGCATGTGCTGCAACGCGGTTATGCCCCCCATGACCGCAGCCTCGACATGCATATCAGCCAGATCCGCCGCAAGCTCAAGGCCATCGGCTACACCGAGCGCGAAGTGCGCACTGTGTGGGGCAGGGGTTATACGCTGAGCGGTCGCGATGACAGCCTTTGA
- a CDS encoding sensor histidine kinase yields the protein MTAFERPLKRLPGKHSLFWKLACLLIAFCLLMIWLSWSWGRYMEQQNAYLSEEAKFTLGGYAAGAEQAWNRGGHAGVDAWLQMLGARETTWVGVIGNDLQSLSSSPLSSSESQRLTFLRGLDWPVSRHVKGLPWLKIAFPTDPEAGSLVIELPQRFMPGRYQVFWRVVTNGVIPGLFTLLLCIGLYRLLIMPLNQLREQANAWRADQLNTRLSQDATSRQDELGELGRAFDHMSERLQGTVVLQQQLLRDMSHELRTPLSRLRVACDSEQDLAQLRERLGREIDAMQRLVEDSLQLAWLDAERAPLVKEAIQLQALWDMLRENVCFESDWPTSRLPCLLGPECWLRGNLNGLAQALENILRNAIRHSPTGGVVCLDGRREGKYWHLWLEDQGGGIDERDLERIFAPFTRLDGSRPGDGGFGLGLSIARNALQRQDGSLWAENTGAGLRMHLRLPAL from the coding sequence ATGACAGCCTTTGAACGTCCTTTGAAGCGCCTGCCGGGCAAGCACTCGTTGTTCTGGAAGCTGGCCTGCCTGTTGATTGCTTTCTGCTTACTGATGATCTGGCTCAGTTGGTCCTGGGGCCGCTACATGGAGCAGCAGAACGCTTATCTGTCCGAAGAGGCGAAATTTACCCTGGGCGGTTATGCGGCGGGCGCGGAGCAGGCTTGGAACCGAGGTGGCCATGCAGGCGTCGATGCCTGGCTGCAGATGCTGGGGGCGCGGGAAACCACCTGGGTCGGCGTGATCGGCAACGACCTGCAATCGTTGAGCAGTTCTCCCCTGAGCAGCTCGGAGAGCCAGCGCCTGACCTTTCTGCGCGGCTTGGACTGGCCGGTGAGCCGGCATGTGAAAGGGCTGCCCTGGTTGAAGATTGCGTTTCCCACCGACCCCGAGGCCGGTTCGTTGGTGATCGAATTGCCGCAGCGTTTTATGCCCGGTCGCTATCAAGTGTTCTGGCGTGTGGTCACCAACGGCGTGATCCCTGGTTTGTTCACGCTGTTGTTGTGCATTGGCCTCTATCGCCTGCTGATCATGCCGCTCAATCAGTTGCGCGAACAGGCCAACGCCTGGCGCGCCGACCAATTGAACACACGCTTGTCGCAAGATGCGACCAGTCGCCAGGATGAGTTGGGCGAACTGGGCCGCGCCTTTGACCATATGTCCGAGCGCTTGCAGGGCACCGTGGTGCTGCAGCAGCAGTTGCTGCGAGACATGTCCCACGAACTGCGCACGCCGTTGAGCCGCCTGCGCGTGGCCTGCGACAGTGAGCAGGACCTGGCGCAGCTGCGTGAGCGCCTGGGCCGGGAAATCGACGCGATGCAGCGGCTGGTGGAAGACAGTCTACAACTGGCCTGGCTCGACGCCGAACGGGCGCCGCTGGTCAAGGAAGCGATCCAATTGCAGGCGCTGTGGGACATGTTGCGTGAAAACGTTTGCTTTGAGAGCGATTGGCCGACGTCGCGCCTGCCGTGCCTGCTGGGGCCTGAATGCTGGTTGCGGGGCAACCTCAATGGACTGGCCCAGGCCCTGGAAAATATCCTGCGCAATGCCATACGGCATTCTCCGACGGGCGGAGTGGTGTGCCTGGACGGGCGGCGCGAAGGGAAGTACTGGCACTTATGGCTGGAAGACCAGGGCGGTGGAATCGATGAGCGGGACCTGGAGCGCATTTTTGCGCCGTTTACTCGGCTGGACGGCTCGCGCCCGGGCGATGGCGGCTTCGGCCTGGGGTTGAGTATCGCGCGCAATGCGCTGCAACGTCAGGACGGCAGCCTGTGGGCGGAAAATACCGGCGCGGGCCTGCGTATGCATTTACGCCTGCCGGCGCTGTAG
- a CDS encoding DUF2062 domain-containing protein, which translates to MPRRLFKRYMPDPTSIREHKSLQFLGTLLHDPNLWHLNRHSVARAMAVGLFAAFIPIPLQMLLAAILAITVRGNMPIAVSLVWLTNPITMPVVFICTYLTGAWLMNVPARSLPDDLTWEWISGQLSTLWQPFLLGSVVLGLVLGALAYCLTMGYWRWWVAHQWKKRKQRRG; encoded by the coding sequence ATGCCTCGGCGCTTATTCAAACGGTACATGCCCGACCCCACCAGTATCAGGGAACACAAGTCATTACAGTTTCTCGGTACGTTGCTGCATGATCCGAACCTCTGGCACCTCAACCGACACTCGGTGGCGCGGGCCATGGCCGTGGGCCTGTTCGCGGCGTTCATTCCGATTCCCTTGCAGATGCTGCTCGCAGCGATCCTCGCCATCACGGTGCGCGGCAACATGCCTATCGCCGTGAGCCTGGTGTGGCTGACCAACCCGATCACCATGCCGGTGGTGTTCATTTGCACCTATCTGACCGGCGCCTGGCTGATGAACGTCCCCGCGCGCAGCCTTCCCGACGACTTGACCTGGGAATGGATCAGCGGCCAGTTAAGCACCTTGTGGCAACCCTTTCTGCTCGGTTCGGTGGTACTGGGGCTGGTGCTGGGCGCACTGGCCTATTGCCTGACCATGGGCTACTGGCGTTGGTGGGTTGCCCATCAATGGAAGAAACGCAAACAGCGTCGCGGCTGA
- a CDS encoding DNA internalization-related competence protein ComEC/Rec2, which produces MRTGMCALALGLLAVVFLPTLPATGWLIGMLALALMLLPFRTYPLAFFLLGLSWACIGAQWALNDRLSPALDGQTRWVEGRVTGLPQQTEEAVRFELTDGRSRAGRLPKRIRVSWRDGPPVRSGERWRLAITLKRPAGLLNFHGFDREAWLLAQRVGATGSVKDGQRLAPAHNAWRDGVRQRLLAVDAHGREAGLAALVLGDGSGLTTEDWQVLQDTGTVHLLVISGQHIGLLAGLIYGLIAGLARRGAWPRGWPWLPWACGLAFAAALGYGLLAGFGVPVQRACVMVGLVLLWRLRFRHLGVWWPLLLAFNGVLILEPLASLQAGFWLSFAAVAVLILAFSGRLGPWSLWQVWTRPQCAIAVGLFPVLLVLGLPISLSAPLANLVAVPWISLVVLPLALLGTALLSVPVVGEGLLWLAGGALDGLFVGLAWLAGHMPAWLPAQVPWAAWLVSLLGAVVLLLPRGVPLRGLGWPMLLLAVFPPRAPVPHGQVDVLQLDVGQGQALILRTRNHTLLYDAGPRAGAFDLGARVVLPSLKKLGVAKLDLLLLSHADADHAGGAVAIARGMPVDRVISGETQRLPALLGAQACVSGRQWVWDGVAFELWQWPEAISGNAKSCVLQVQANGERLLLTGDIDHAAERALLDSPLAVPTDWLQAPHHGSHSSSSWAFLERLAPRSVLISRGRGNAFGHPHPQVMERYRALGSRVYDSAEQGAVRLQLGAFATPEVARGQRRFWRERLP; this is translated from the coding sequence ATGAGGACAGGGATGTGTGCGCTTGCGTTGGGGCTGCTGGCGGTGGTGTTCCTACCCACGCTGCCTGCCACGGGATGGCTGATAGGCATGCTGGCGCTGGCGTTGATGCTGTTGCCATTTCGAACCTACCCACTGGCGTTTTTCCTGCTGGGACTGAGTTGGGCGTGTATCGGCGCGCAGTGGGCCCTGAATGACCGGCTGTCGCCGGCGCTGGATGGGCAGACCCGTTGGGTAGAAGGCCGGGTGACGGGGTTGCCGCAACAAACCGAAGAGGCGGTGCGTTTCGAACTGACCGACGGACGGTCGCGGGCGGGTCGATTACCCAAGCGTATTCGCGTGTCCTGGCGTGACGGCCCGCCGGTACGCAGCGGCGAACGATGGCGTTTGGCAATTACCTTGAAACGGCCTGCCGGTCTGCTGAATTTCCATGGCTTTGACCGCGAAGCCTGGCTGCTGGCCCAGCGTGTCGGTGCGACCGGTTCGGTGAAAGACGGCCAACGCCTGGCGCCAGCGCACAATGCCTGGCGCGACGGCGTGCGCCAGCGGCTGCTGGCGGTGGATGCCCATGGTCGCGAGGCGGGCCTGGCCGCTCTGGTGCTGGGCGATGGCTCCGGCCTCACCACTGAGGACTGGCAGGTCTTGCAGGACACCGGCACGGTGCATCTGTTGGTGATTTCCGGGCAACACATCGGCCTGCTGGCAGGCCTGATCTACGGGCTGATCGCCGGGCTGGCGCGTCGGGGCGCCTGGCCGCGAGGCTGGCCGTGGCTGCCATGGGCCTGTGGCCTGGCGTTTGCCGCCGCCCTGGGTTACGGATTGCTGGCCGGCTTCGGCGTGCCGGTGCAGCGTGCGTGTGTGATGGTAGGGCTGGTGCTGTTGTGGCGTTTGCGTTTTCGTCACCTGGGCGTGTGGTGGCCATTGTTGCTGGCATTCAATGGGGTGTTGATCCTGGAGCCGTTGGCCAGCCTGCAGGCAGGTTTCTGGCTGTCGTTTGCGGCGGTGGCGGTGCTGATCCTGGCGTTCAGCGGGCGTCTGGGGCCGTGGAGCCTCTGGCAGGTATGGACGCGGCCGCAATGCGCGATCGCCGTTGGGCTGTTTCCGGTACTGCTGGTGCTGGGGTTGCCCATCAGCCTGAGTGCGCCGCTCGCCAATCTGGTGGCCGTGCCGTGGATCAGCCTGGTCGTACTGCCATTGGCGCTGTTGGGCACCGCCCTGTTGAGCGTGCCAGTTGTAGGGGAAGGGCTGTTGTGGCTCGCGGGCGGCGCATTGGATGGGTTGTTCGTCGGCCTGGCCTGGCTCGCAGGGCACATGCCCGCCTGGCTGCCGGCCCAAGTGCCGTGGGCTGCCTGGCTGGTCAGCCTGCTCGGCGCGGTGGTGCTGTTATTGCCCCGCGGCGTGCCGCTGCGGGGGCTGGGTTGGCCGATGCTGCTGCTGGCGGTATTCCCTCCGCGCGCGCCGGTGCCCCACGGTCAGGTCGATGTGTTGCAACTGGATGTAGGGCAAGGGCAAGCGCTGATTCTGCGTACCCGCAATCACACGTTGCTCTACGACGCCGGGCCGCGTGCGGGAGCGTTCGACCTGGGCGCGCGCGTGGTGCTGCCGTCGTTGAAGAAACTTGGCGTCGCCAAACTGGACCTGCTGCTGCTCAGCCATGCCGATGCCGACCATGCGGGCGGCGCGGTGGCGATCGCGCGAGGCATGCCGGTTGACCGCGTGATCAGCGGAGAAACGCAAAGGCTGCCGGCCCTGCTCGGCGCGCAGGCGTGTGTCAGTGGCCGGCAGTGGGTATGGGACGGGGTGGCTTTTGAATTATGGCAATGGCCTGAGGCTATCAGCGGCAACGCGAAATCCTGTGTCCTGCAAGTGCAGGCCAACGGGGAGCGCCTATTGCTGACCGGCGATATCGATCACGCCGCCGAGCGGGCGCTGCTCGACTCGCCGCTGGCGGTGCCGACCGACTGGCTGCAAGCGCCGCATCATGGCAGCCACAGCTCGTCCTCCTGGGCCTTTCTGGAGCGCCTTGCGCCCCGTTCGGTGCTGATCTCGCGCGGGCGCGGCAACGCGTTCGGACATCCCCATCCGCAGGTCATGGAGCGCTATCGGGCCCTGGGCAGCCGGGTCTACGACAGCGCCGAGCAAGGCGCCGTGCGTCTGCAATTGGGCGCTTTTGCGACCCCGGAGGTTGCGCGCGGTCAACGGCGTTTCTGGCGCGAACGGTTACCCTGA
- a CDS encoding MotA/TolQ/ExbB proton channel family protein produces the protein MWELVKSGGWMMLPIILSSIAALGIVAERLWTLRASRVTPEHLLGQVWGWIKNKQLDKEKLKALRADSPLGEILAAGLANSKHGREIMKECIEEAAARVIHELERYINALGTIAAMAPLLGLLGTVLGMIDIFSSFMGAGMTTNAAVLAGGISKALITTAAGLMVGIPSVFFHRFLQRRIDELVVGMEQEAIKLVEVVQGDRDVDLVGGKA, from the coding sequence GTGTGGGAATTGGTCAAATCCGGCGGCTGGATGATGTTGCCGATCATCTTGAGCTCCATCGCCGCACTCGGCATCGTCGCCGAACGCCTGTGGACCCTGCGCGCGAGCCGTGTCACCCCCGAGCATCTGCTGGGGCAGGTGTGGGGCTGGATCAAGAACAAACAGCTGGACAAGGAAAAGCTCAAGGCACTGCGCGCCGATTCACCGCTGGGTGAAATCCTCGCCGCCGGCCTGGCCAACTCCAAGCACGGCCGCGAGATCATGAAAGAGTGCATCGAAGAGGCCGCCGCGCGGGTGATCCACGAACTGGAGCGTTATATCAACGCTCTCGGCACCATCGCCGCCATGGCGCCGCTGCTCGGTTTGCTGGGTACGGTGCTGGGCATGATCGATATTTTCAGCTCGTTCATGGGCGCGGGTATGACCACCAACGCGGCGGTGCTGGCCGGCGGCATTTCCAAGGCACTGATTACCACCGCGGCAGGCTTGATGGTGGGGATTCCCTCGGTGTTCTTCCATCGTTTCCTGCAGCGCCGCATCGATGAACTGGTCGTGGGCATGGAACAGGAAGCCATCAAATTGGTGGAAGTGGTGCAGGGCGATCGCGACGTGGATCTGGTTGGAGGCAAAGCGTGA
- a CDS encoding ExbD/TolR family protein, translating to MKFRRKQRENVDINLASLIDVVFILLLFFVVTTTFTRQTELRVDLPEAVSGSPAEDQQVKQLEIAISAEGVFSVNNQVLEKNDLNSLMDALQKESGGDTKMPLSISADGKTQHQAVVTAMDAAGKLGFSHLRMSTVEAASQP from the coding sequence GTGAAATTTCGCCGCAAGCAACGGGAAAATGTCGATATCAACCTGGCGTCTTTGATCGACGTAGTGTTCATCCTGCTGCTGTTTTTTGTCGTCACCACCACGTTTACCCGGCAGACCGAGTTGCGGGTCGACTTGCCCGAAGCGGTCAGCGGTTCGCCGGCCGAAGACCAGCAGGTCAAGCAGTTGGAGATCGCCATCAGCGCCGAGGGCGTGTTTTCGGTGAATAACCAGGTGCTGGAGAAAAACGACCTCAACAGTCTTATGGACGCGTTGCAGAAAGAATCCGGCGGCGATACGAAAATGCCGTTGTCCATCAGCGCCGATGGCAAGACCCAGCACCAGGCCGTGGTCACCGCGATGGATGCCGCCGGCAAGCTGGGCTTCAGTCATTTGCGCATGAGCACCGTCGAGGCGGCGAGCCAACCCTGA
- the lpxK gene encoding tetraacyldisaccharide 4'-kinase — protein sequence MAMSDRLLKGWYEGHPALLLLRPLEALYRRVVQRKRARFLAGEGEIYRAPVPVVVVGNITVGGTGKTPLILWLIEHCRRSGLRVGVVSRGYGARPPQLPWRVEASHSAETAGDEPLLIVQRCGVPLMIDPDRGRAVKALLDSEPLDLILSDDGLQHYRLARDLELVLIDAARGLGNRRCLPAGPLREPAERLLSVDALLYNGAPDDRDGGFAFSLQPTTLVNLQTGERLPVDHFAKGQAVHAVAGIGNPQRFFNTLETLHWRPIPHAFADHASYSAEVLSFTPSLPLVMTEKDAVKCRAFAQPDWWYLAVDARPSPAFVAWFDNQLMRLLPARFLP from the coding sequence ATGGCCATGTCCGATCGATTGCTCAAAGGCTGGTATGAAGGTCATCCGGCTCTGCTGTTGCTGCGGCCGCTGGAAGCCCTGTATCGCCGGGTGGTGCAGCGCAAGCGTGCGCGCTTCCTGGCGGGCGAGGGCGAAATTTATCGGGCGCCCGTGCCAGTGGTGGTGGTCGGTAATATCACCGTCGGCGGCACCGGCAAGACGCCGTTGATCCTATGGCTGATTGAGCACTGCCGTCGCAGCGGCCTGCGTGTAGGCGTGGTCAGCCGAGGCTATGGCGCCAGGCCGCCGCAATTGCCGTGGCGGGTCGAGGCCAGCCACAGCGCCGAGACGGCGGGTGACGAACCCCTGCTGATCGTGCAGCGCTGCGGCGTACCCCTGATGATCGATCCGGACCGCGGCCGTGCGGTCAAGGCGCTGCTGGACAGCGAACCCCTGGACCTGATCCTTTCCGACGACGGTTTGCAACACTACCGCCTGGCCCGTGACCTGGAGTTGGTACTGATCGATGCCGCGCGTGGCCTGGGCAATCGCCGCTGCCTGCCTGCCGGGCCTCTGCGCGAGCCGGCGGAGCGACTGCTGAGCGTCGACGCGCTGCTCTACAACGGTGCCCCCGATGATCGGGACGGTGGCTTTGCCTTCAGCCTGCAACCCACCACGCTGGTCAACCTGCAGACCGGTGAGCGCCTGCCGGTGGATCACTTTGCCAAGGGCCAGGCCGTGCATGCGGTCGCGGGCATCGGCAACCCGCAACGTTTCTTCAACACCCTTGAAACGCTACACTGGCGGCCGATACCCCATGCGTTTGCCGACCATGCGTCGTACAGCGCTGAAGTCTTGAGTTTTACACCGTCGTTGCCGCTGGTCATGACTGAGAAAGACGCGGTGAAGTGCCGCGCCTTCGCCCAGCCCGACTGGTGGTACCTTGCGGTGGATGCGCGGCCATCGCCGGCATTTGTCGCCTGGTTCGACAACCAGTTGATGCGCCTGCTGCCCGCCCGTTTTTTGCCTTAA
- a CDS encoding Trm112 family protein, which produces MDTKLLDILACPICKGPLKLSADKTELISKGAGLAYPIRDGIPVMLESEARTLTTDERLDK; this is translated from the coding sequence ATGGACACCAAACTGCTCGATATCCTCGCTTGCCCGATCTGCAAAGGCCCGCTCAAGCTCAGTGCCGACAAAACCGAGCTGATCAGCAAAGGCGCCGGCCTGGCATATCCGATCCGTGATGGCATCCCTGTGATGCTGGAGAGTGAAGCCCGCACCCTGACCACCGACGAGCGTCTGGATAAATGA
- the kdsB gene encoding 3-deoxy-manno-octulosonate cytidylyltransferase produces MTTAFTVVIPSRYASTRLPGKPLQLIGDKPMIQLVWEQACKSSAERVVVATDDPRIIEACKGFGAEAVLTREDHNSGTDRLAEVATQLGLAPDAIVVNVQGDEPLIPPSVIDQVAANLAAHAEARMATLAEPIEDIETLLNPNVVKVVSDINGLALTFSRSTLPWARDAFAKRPDVLPEGVPYRRHIGIYAYRAGFLHDFVGWGPCWLENTESLEQLRALWHGVRIHVGDALEAPPAGVDTQEDLERVRRLLGA; encoded by the coding sequence ATGACCACTGCCTTTACCGTTGTCATTCCCTCGCGCTATGCCTCGACCCGCTTGCCCGGTAAGCCGCTGCAACTGATCGGCGACAAACCGATGATTCAGCTGGTGTGGGAACAGGCCTGTAAAAGCAGCGCCGAGCGGGTGGTCGTGGCCACCGACGACCCGCGGATCATCGAGGCCTGCAAGGGTTTCGGTGCCGAAGCGGTGCTGACGCGAGAAGACCACAACTCCGGCACCGATCGCCTGGCGGAAGTGGCCACGCAACTGGGCCTGGCACCCGACGCCATCGTCGTTAACGTGCAAGGCGACGAGCCACTGATTCCGCCGAGCGTGATCGACCAGGTGGCCGCCAACCTGGCCGCCCATGCCGAAGCGCGCATGGCGACCCTGGCCGAACCGATCGAAGACATCGAGACCCTACTCAACCCGAACGTGGTCAAGGTGGTCAGCGACATCAATGGCCTGGCCCTGACGTTCAGCCGTTCCACGTTGCCGTGGGCGCGTGACGCGTTTGCCAAGCGGCCTGACGTATTGCCGGAAGGCGTGCCTTATCGCCGTCACATCGGTATCTACGCCTATCGCGCCGGTTTCCTGCATGACTTCGTCGGTTGGGGCCCGTGCTGGTTGGAAAACACCGAATCCCTGGAGCAACTGCGGGCCCTGTGGCATGGCGTGCGCATTCATGTGGGCGATGCCCTCGAAGCGCCGCCGGCCGGTGTCGATACCCAGGAAGACCTTGAGCGCGTTCGTCGTTTGCTGGGGGCTTGA
- a CDS encoding low molecular weight protein-tyrosine-phosphatase, giving the protein MEVLFVCLGNICRSPTAEGVLRHKLREAGLAGQVEVASAGTGDWHVGNPPDQRSQRAALRREYDLSAQRAQQVSRADFARYDLILAMDHSNLRNLKAMQPAQGKAELDLFLRRYEGVVDEVPDPYYEGEQGFERVLDLIETACDLLVIELKGRL; this is encoded by the coding sequence ATGGAAGTTTTGTTCGTCTGCCTGGGCAATATCTGCCGTTCGCCGACTGCCGAAGGTGTGCTGCGCCATAAATTGCGTGAGGCCGGGCTGGCGGGACAGGTCGAGGTGGCGTCGGCCGGCACCGGCGACTGGCACGTCGGCAACCCGCCCGACCAACGCAGCCAGCGGGCCGCGCTGCGGCGTGAGTATGACCTGTCGGCCCAGCGCGCCCAACAGGTGTCGCGCGCCGATTTTGCCCGCTACGATCTGATCCTGGCCATGGACCACAGCAACCTGCGCAACCTCAAGGCGATGCAGCCCGCGCAGGGCAAGGCTGAACTGGACCTGTTCCTGCGTCGCTACGAAGGGGTGGTGGATGAAGTGCCAGACCCTTATTACGAAGGTGAACAAGGCTTTGAGCGGGTCCTGGACTTGATCGAGACCGCCTGCGATTTACTGGTGATCGAATTGAAGGGGCGCTTATGA
- the murB gene encoding UDP-N-acetylmuramate dehydrogenase: MTLHMRAQASLKPFNSFGIDVRAQLFAEARSDDDVREALAYAATHALPLLVIGGGSNLLLTRDIPALVLRMATQGIRVLHDDGMQVVVEAEAGEAWHPFVLWTLAHGFGGLENLSLIPGTVGAAPMQNIGAYGVEIKDVFAGLTALDRHTGELRDFSLEECRFAYRDSVFKHETGRWLILRVRFALSRASHLKLYYGPVQQRLAGQGITEATPSDVSRAICSIRQEKLPDPAVLGNAGSFFKNPLVSKALAEELKALYPDLVAYPQADGQMKLAAGWLIDKAGWKGFRDGDAGVHALQALVLVNYGGASGHDIANLAQRIQHDIAERFKVELEMEPNQY, translated from the coding sequence ATGACCTTGCATATGCGAGCGCAGGCGTCGCTCAAGCCATTCAACAGCTTTGGCATTGATGTGCGTGCTCAGCTGTTTGCCGAAGCCCGCAGCGATGATGATGTGCGCGAAGCGCTGGCCTATGCCGCGACGCACGCGCTGCCACTGCTGGTGATTGGCGGCGGTAGTAACCTGCTGTTGACCCGGGATATTCCAGCGCTGGTGCTGCGCATGGCCACCCAAGGTATCCGGGTATTGCACGATGATGGTATGCAGGTGGTGGTCGAGGCCGAGGCAGGCGAGGCCTGGCACCCCTTTGTGCTGTGGACCCTCGCACACGGCTTTGGCGGCCTGGAAAACCTCAGCCTGATCCCTGGCACCGTCGGTGCGGCACCCATGCAGAACATCGGCGCCTATGGCGTAGAGATCAAGGACGTGTTCGCCGGCTTGACCGCCCTGGATCGCCACACGGGTGAGTTGCGCGACTTCAGTCTGGAGGAGTGCCGCTTCGCCTACCGCGACAGTGTGTTCAAGCACGAGACCGGTCGTTGGCTGATCCTGCGCGTGCGCTTCGCCCTCAGCCGTGCCAGCCACCTCAAACTCTATTACGGCCCGGTTCAGCAGCGCCTGGCCGGGCAAGGCATCACCGAAGCCACGCCGAGTGATGTGAGCCGCGCAATCTGCAGCATTCGCCAGGAAAAACTACCGGACCCGGCAGTGCTGGGCAATGCCGGCAGCTTCTTCAAGAACCCGCTGGTGTCCAAGGCGCTGGCAGAGGAACTCAAGGCGTTGTATCCGGATCTGGTGGCATATCCACAAGCCGATGGGCAAATGAAGCTCGCCGCCGGCTGGCTGATCGACAAGGCCGGCTGGAAGGGCTTCCGGGATGGCGACGCAGGCGTGCACGCGCTGCAGGCGCTGGTGCTGGTCAACTATGGCGGCGCCTCAGGGCACGACATCGCCAACCTGGCCCAGCGCATCCAGCATGATATCGCTGAGCGCTTCAAGGTTGAGCTGGAAATGGAACCCAACCAGTATTGA
- a CDS encoding Bax inhibitor-1/YccA family protein has translation MREQNYAVNGNAQAEQLEVSRVLRNTYGLLALTLAFSGVMAFVAQQMRVGYPNIFVVLIGFYGLFFLTNKLRDSAWGLVSAFALTGFMGFILGPILNRYLGMAGGAEVVSSAFAMTALVFGGLSAYVLITRKDMSFLGGFITAGFFVLLAAVVAGMFFQISGLQLAISAGFVLFSSVCILFQTSAIIHGGERNYIMATVSLYVSIYNLFISLLQIFGIMSRDD, from the coding sequence ATGCGCGAACAGAATTACGCAGTGAATGGCAACGCGCAGGCTGAGCAGCTTGAAGTCAGCCGCGTGTTGCGCAACACCTATGGCCTGCTCGCCCTCACCCTCGCCTTCAGTGGCGTGATGGCGTTCGTAGCGCAGCAAATGCGTGTGGGCTACCCGAATATCTTCGTGGTGCTGATCGGTTTCTATGGCCTGTTCTTCCTCACCAACAAGCTGCGCGACTCGGCCTGGGGCCTGGTGTCGGCGTTTGCCCTGACCGGCTTCATGGGCTTTATCCTCGGCCCGATCCTCAACCGTTACCTCGGCATGGCCGGCGGGGCGGAAGTGGTCAGTTCGGCGTTTGCGATGACCGCGCTGGTATTTGGTGGTTTGTCGGCCTACGTTCTCATTACCCGTAAGGACATGAGCTTCCTGGGCGGCTTTATCACCGCTGGTTTCTTCGTGTTGCTGGCGGCTGTGGTCGCAGGCATGTTCTTCCAGATCAGCGGCTTGCAGCTAGCGATCAGCGCCGGTTTCGTGCTGTTCTCCTCGGTGTGCATCCTGTTTCAGACCAGCGCCATCATCCACGGCGGTGAGCGTAACTACATCATGGCGACCGTGAGCCTGTATGTATCGATCTACAACCTGTTCATCAGCCTGTTGCAGATCTTCGGCATCATGAGCCGCGACGACTGA
- a CDS encoding GNAT family N-acetyltransferase, whose translation MAIRLRQARVTDIPAIYRGEESYIRCWEPEHEIAWRLQLERHLTCWVENFERLTIALIGDDFAGYSLWAPCQNHAELSTIHVVAEHRRSGVGMALLEACALDAAGQGFTQMHLSVRPDNPAKFMYQKAGFFCTGTGAHGYLTYERHA comes from the coding sequence ATGGCAATACGACTAAGGCAAGCACGCGTGACTGATATCCCAGCGATCTACCGAGGCGAGGAAAGCTATATTCGGTGTTGGGAGCCAGAGCATGAAATTGCGTGGCGCTTGCAGCTGGAGCGACATCTGACGTGCTGGGTGGAAAATTTTGAACGGCTTACAATTGCTCTCATAGGTGATGACTTCGCTGGATACTCGCTTTGGGCGCCGTGTCAAAACCACGCGGAACTTAGCACCATTCACGTAGTGGCGGAGCATAGACGTAGCGGCGTAGGAATGGCGCTTCTGGAGGCGTGCGCGTTGGACGCGGCAGGACAGGGATTCACTCAAATGCATTTAAGTGTACGACCTGACAACCCTGCGAAGTTTATGTACCAGAAAGCGGGTTTTTTTTGCACCGGGACGGGAGCGCATGGATACCTCACGTATGAGCGGCATGCTTGA